The following are encoded together in the Primulina tabacum isolate GXHZ01 chromosome 18, ASM2559414v2, whole genome shotgun sequence genome:
- the LOC142532552 gene encoding deoxyuridine 5'-triphosphate nucleotidohydrolase, translating to MAQFVENQNDCIEMEEPLMKIPKLQQNGLSGDKPHGITSFLKVKKLSEKAVLPSRGSSLSAGYDLSSAADAKVPARGKAMIPTDLSIAIPEVTYARIAPRSGLTWKSSIDVGAGVIDADYRGPVGVILFNHSDVDFEVKIGDRIAQLIIEKIMTPEVVEVDDLDSTLRGSSGFGSTGI from the exons ATGGCTCAATTTGTGGAAAACCAAAACGACTGCATTGAAATGGAGGAACCCTTGATGAAAATTCCGAAGCTCCAGCAAAACGGATTATCCGGCGATAAACCCCATGGAATCACTTCGTTTTTGAAGGTGAAAAAGCTCTCTGAGAAAGCCGTTTTGCCTTCAAGAGGATCGTCTCTCTCTGCTGGCTACGATCTATCCAG TGCGGCAGACGCTAAAGTTCCCGCCAGAGGCAAAGCTATGATTCCCACAGATCTGAGCATCGCGATTCCTGAAGTAACTTACGCTCGTATTG CACCGCGATCGGGATTAACGTGGAAGAGTTCAATAGATGTGGGGGCAGGTGTGATCGATGCGGATTACAGGGGGCCAGTTGGGGTTATATTGTTCAATCATTCAGATGTGGATTTTGAAGTGAAGATTGGAGACAGGATTGCACAGCTGATTATTGAGAAGATCATGACGCCTGAGGTTGTTGAGGTTGATGATCTTGATTCAACTCTCAGGGGATCCAGTGGGTTCGGATCGACTGGCATTTAA
- the LOC142532511 gene encoding LOW QUALITY PROTEIN: glucose-6-phosphate isomerase, cytosolic 2B-like (The sequence of the model RefSeq protein was modified relative to this genomic sequence to represent the inferred CDS: deleted 1 base in 1 codon; substituted 1 base at 1 genomic stop codon) has product MCSQAHAHVREGSFAGIDERFFLFGSFDGILLDYSRQCATLDTLKKLYNLAKAAHLKEKIDRMFNGERINNTENRSVLHIALRAPRDAVINSDDKNVVPDVWQVLDKIKDFSEAIRIGTWVGVTGKVLKDVIAIGIGGSFLGPLFVHTALQTDPEAFEFARGRQLRFLANVDPIDIAXNITGLNPETTLVVVVSMTFTTAETMLNSRTLREWITAALGPQAVAKHMIAVSTNLPLVEKFGIDPKNAFAYWDWVGGRYSVCSAVGELPLSLQYDFSVVEKFLKGAWSIDQRVCSAPFEKNLPVLLGLLSVWNVSFLGYPARAILPYSQALEKFAPHIQQVSIESNGKGISFDGVPLPYETGEIDFGEPGTNGQHSFYQLIHQGRVIPCDFIGVVKSQQPVYLKGQIVSNHDELMSNFFAQPDALAYGKIPEQLLKENVPRHLLSHKTFSGNRRSLSLLFPSLNAYNIGQLLGIYEHGIAVEGFVWGINSFDQWGVELGKSLATQVRKQFHASRKKGEPIEGFNFSTTTLLTRYLEFGCSEGGLHGSTKFMILSDKL; this is encoded by the exons ATGTGTTCCCAGGCCCATGCCCACGTAAGAGAAGGCTCATTTGCGGGAATTGATGAACGAT TCTTCTTGTTTGGAAG TTTTGATGGGATTTTGTTGGACTACTCGAGGCAATGCGCCACTCTTGACACCTTGAAGAAGCTCTACAACTTAGCCAAG GCAGCACATTTGAAAGAAAAGATCGACAGGATGTTCAATGGGGAGCGT ATAAACAACACTGAGAATAGATCTGTTCTTCACATAGCACTCCGTGCTCCCCGAGATGCAGTCATAAATAGTGATGATAAGAATGTTGTCCCAGATGTTTGGCAAGTTCTTGATAAGATCAAAGACTTCTCTGAGGCAATTCGCATTGGTACTTGG GTTGGAGTGACAGGGAAAGTATTGAAAGATGTCATAGCAATTGGAATCGGAGGCAGTTTCCTCGGACCACTATTTGTGCATACTGCACTTCAAACAG ATCCTGAAGCTTTTGAATTTGCAAGAGGTCGCCAGCTGCGCTT CCTCGCAAATGTTGATCCAATCGAC ATCGCATGAAACATTACAGGCTTGAACCCTGAAACAACGTTAG TTGTTGTGGTCTCAATGACTTTCACGACGGCTGAAACCATGTTGAATTCTCGAACTCTGAGAGAGTGGATCACAGCTGCATTGGG GCCACAAGCAGTGGCAAAGCATATGATTGCTGTCAGTACCAACCTACCG CTTGTTGAAAAGTTCGGCATCGACCCAAAGAATGCTTTTGCATACTGGGATTGGGTGGGAGGACGTTATAGTG TTTGCAGCGCTGTTGGAGAGTTGCCTCTTTCTCTGCAATATGATTTTTCTGTTGTTGAAAA GTTTCTGAAGGGAGCTTGGAGCATTGACCAACGTGTCTGTTCAGCTCCCTTCGAGAAAAACTTACCT GTTCTATTAGGCTTACTGAGTGTTTGGAATGTTTCATTCCTTGGATATCCTGCAAGA GCAATTTTACCTTATTCTCAAGCACTGGAAAAATTTGCACCACATATCCAGCAG GTTAGTATTGAGAGTAATGGGAAAGGGATATCATTTGATGGTGTGCCCCTTCCATATGAAACAGGTGAAATTGATTTTGGTGAACCAGGAACAAATGGACAACATAGTTTTTACCAATTAATTCACCAG GGTCGCGTTATTCCATGTGATTTTATTGGTGTGGTTAAGAGTCAACAACCTGTTTACCTGAAAG GTCAAATAGTGAGCAACCATGATGAGCTCATGTCGAACTTCTTTGCCCAACCAGATGCACTCGCATATGGAAAG ATCCCGGAACAGCTGCTAAAGGAGAATGTTCCTCGGCATCTCTTAAGTCACAAG ACTTTCTCTGGAAATCGCCGTTCTCTCAGCCTTCTATTTCCTTCACTGAATGCTTACAACATTGGACAG CTATTGGGAATTTATGAACACGGAATTGCTGTTGAAGGATTTGTGTGGGGTATCAATTCTTTTGACCAGTGGGGAGTGGAACTGGGAAAA TCACTGGCTACTCAAGTTAGAAAGCAGTTCCATGCATCTCGAAAGAAAGGTGAACCAATTGAAGGCTTTAATTTCAGTACTACAACTTTGCTTACGAGATATCTAGAG TTCGGATGCTCCGAAGGAGGATTGCACGGTTCTACCAAATTTATGATTCTCTCGGATAAGTTGTGA